Proteins from a single region of Salinibacter grassmerensis:
- a CDS encoding glycosyltransferase family 4 protein has translation MHVAITVDPMLPVPPPLYGGVERIIDLLVRGLVERGHDVTLFAHADSEVPCRHIPFPGTKSQNLVDTIRNTLTLSRLLVERPDIVHSASRLAYLTPLLPLKIPKIMNYHRIPTVQQVRKAMVLARGDSMAFTGVSEHIAERIRPHAPAYAVYNAVSMETYDYVEEVSSDDPLVFLGRIEPIKGTHRAIEVAQRTQRELIIAGNVNEGHTAYFQERVEPHLDGSQIRYVGTVDDVEKNEMLGRSVALLMPIDWEEPFGLVMAEAMACGTPVIGLRHGAVGEVVDDGTTGFVCDTVDEMVEAVGRIGTINRAACRERCETLFSQKALVDSYERVYEARITTLRS, from the coding sequence ATGCACGTCGCAATTACGGTCGACCCAATGCTCCCAGTGCCTCCGCCTCTCTACGGGGGCGTTGAACGGATCATTGACCTGCTTGTCCGCGGCCTCGTAGAGCGAGGACATGATGTCACCCTCTTTGCACATGCCGACTCGGAGGTTCCGTGTCGGCACATTCCGTTTCCGGGCACGAAGAGTCAGAATCTCGTCGATACGATTCGAAACACGCTCACACTGTCCCGGCTCCTGGTAGAGCGCCCCGACATCGTCCACAGCGCAAGTCGACTCGCGTATTTGACGCCCCTGCTCCCCCTGAAAATTCCGAAGATCATGAACTACCATCGTATCCCGACGGTGCAGCAGGTCCGGAAGGCCATGGTTTTAGCACGAGGGGACTCAATGGCCTTTACGGGGGTCAGCGAGCACATCGCCGAACGTATCCGGCCCCATGCCCCGGCGTATGCGGTGTACAATGCCGTGTCGATGGAGACGTACGACTACGTCGAAGAGGTGTCCAGCGATGACCCCCTTGTTTTTCTGGGACGTATCGAACCAATCAAGGGGACGCACCGAGCCATCGAGGTCGCCCAACGTACCCAGCGGGAGTTGATTATTGCAGGGAACGTGAATGAGGGGCACACCGCCTATTTTCAGGAGCGAGTGGAGCCCCACCTCGACGGATCACAGATCCGATATGTCGGGACTGTCGACGACGTGGAGAAGAACGAAATGCTCGGTCGGTCGGTGGCGCTTCTCATGCCGATCGATTGGGAGGAACCCTTCGGCCTCGTGATGGCCGAGGCCATGGCGTGCGGCACCCCCGTTATTGGGCTTCGTCACGGGGCAGTTGGGGAAGTCGTCGATGACGGCACCACCGGCTTCGTATGTGACACTGTTGACGAAATGGTGGAAGCGGTCGGGCGTATCGGTACGATCAACCGGGCAGCATGCCGCGAACGCTGCGAAACCCTGTTCAGTCAGAAAGCCCTGGTGGACTCGTATGAGCGTGTGTACGAGGCTCGAATTACTACTCTACGATCGTAG
- a CDS encoding sulfotransferase family protein, producing MRNVVLERIRKGLHVAANVYWEYKPWWTPRRLTTSLDEIDIDRPIFILGVQGGGLTLLTRMIHRAEHIVTIGGGRAYWTGNNEMDKHYTGRLPDDFALRSPRYQSPTFKTHLTGEEDNHPVFGLERDWVYACDRLLDEYRKTEADWTAENEDRLRRAIKESIRAYASDVERARFLDMSQTFSLKVPLLREIFPDAHFVVQTRNPYAVCVRAAQDFRYEWVRELETARETKLLKLQITSEHWRNTFAYATGDLEGDEKATRLRYEDLVQDPEGELQRVLEAVDVPYDPNMIPRAHHCLPVGSSEPHKWFPIRGCTNDKYLQRLDANMASIIRDKVGGVAEAFGYHPPLDVAGEGRSQ from the coding sequence ATGCGGAATGTGGTTTTGGAGAGGATTCGGAAGGGTCTGCACGTCGCCGCGAACGTCTACTGGGAGTACAAGCCCTGGTGGACGCCCCGTCGACTTACAACTTCGCTCGACGAGATTGACATCGACCGTCCAATTTTCATTCTGGGTGTACAGGGGGGAGGGCTCACGCTGCTAACCCGGATGATCCATCGCGCCGAACACATCGTGACCATCGGTGGGGGACGAGCGTACTGGACGGGCAACAACGAGATGGATAAGCACTACACTGGCCGGTTACCGGACGACTTTGCTCTCCGTTCCCCACGCTACCAGTCGCCGACGTTTAAAACGCATTTGACGGGAGAGGAGGACAACCATCCCGTTTTTGGGTTGGAGCGAGACTGGGTGTACGCGTGCGACAGACTGCTCGACGAGTACCGAAAAACCGAGGCAGACTGGACTGCTGAGAACGAAGACCGACTGCGGCGAGCAATTAAGGAGTCCATTCGGGCGTATGCGTCGGATGTTGAGCGGGCTCGATTTCTAGACATGTCCCAGACCTTCTCGCTCAAGGTGCCGCTGCTCCGGGAAATCTTTCCCGATGCCCACTTCGTCGTGCAGACGCGGAATCCGTACGCTGTGTGTGTGCGGGCCGCTCAAGATTTTCGGTACGAGTGGGTGCGGGAGCTGGAGACGGCTCGAGAAACGAAGCTTTTGAAACTCCAGATTACCTCGGAGCACTGGCGAAACACGTTCGCCTATGCCACCGGTGACCTTGAGGGCGATGAGAAAGCGACCCGGCTCCGGTACGAGGACCTTGTACAGGATCCGGAAGGAGAACTACAGCGTGTGCTGGAGGCTGTGGATGTGCCGTATGATCCGAATATGATCCCGCGGGCCCACCACTGTTTACCGGTCGGGTCGTCGGAGCCGCACAAGTGGTTCCCGATCCGGGGGTGCACGAACGACAAGTATCTCCAGCGTTTGGATGCGAATATGGCGTCGATCATTCGGGACAAAGTGGGCGGCGTGGCGGAGGCATTCGGGTATCACCCGCCGTTGGACGTGGCAGGAGAGGGAAGGTCACAGTAA
- a CDS encoding sulfotransferase family protein, with protein MNKLNRLLQVAVNAYWEYKPWWTPRRWAIALDEIDIDRPIFILGVQGGGLTLLTRMLHRNPNIVTIGGGRAYWVGNNEMDKQYTGELPEDFTLRSPKFQSPTFKTHMTGTEDAHPVFGRERNWVYACDDLLDQYRRTESDWSPDKEAQLRRAMKESIRAYALDIRRARFLDMSQTFSLKVPLLRKIFPDARFVVQTRDPYATCIKEARDDGYKWRRKTGLEQKLTIFAEHWRNTYAYTMNDLKDHAHKITVRYEDLVQSPEDELRRIAEAIDLEYRPDMVPQDHHRLPFGSSESHKWFPVRTGVNEKHLSHLRPGAASVIQENVEDVAHSFGYRAPD; from the coding sequence ATGAACAAGTTAAACCGGCTTCTTCAGGTCGCCGTCAACGCGTATTGGGAGTATAAGCCGTGGTGGACTCCTCGTCGCTGGGCCATTGCGCTCGATGAGATCGACATCGACCGCCCCATTTTTATTCTGGGTGTGCAGGGTGGGGGGCTAACGCTGCTCACGCGGATGCTTCACCGCAACCCGAATATCGTCACCATTGGGGGGGGGCGAGCGTATTGGGTCGGCAACAACGAGATGGACAAGCAGTACACCGGTGAGCTTCCGGAGGACTTTACGCTGCGCTCTCCCAAGTTTCAGTCGCCCACCTTCAAGACACACATGACCGGGACAGAGGACGCCCATCCCGTTTTTGGGCGTGAGCGGAATTGGGTGTATGCCTGTGACGATCTCCTTGACCAGTATCGCAGGACGGAAAGTGACTGGTCGCCGGACAAGGAGGCCCAACTCCGACGGGCCATGAAAGAATCGATTCGGGCCTACGCGCTGGACATTCGGCGGGCTCGGTTCCTGGACATGTCCCAGACGTTCTCGCTGAAGGTCCCTCTGCTCCGAAAAATTTTTCCGGACGCCCGCTTCGTCGTGCAGACGAGGGACCCGTACGCCACGTGCATCAAGGAAGCCCGTGATGATGGGTATAAGTGGCGACGGAAGACTGGGTTGGAACAGAAACTGACGATCTTTGCGGAGCACTGGCGAAACACGTACGCCTACACCATGAACGATCTGAAGGACCACGCGCACAAAATCACCGTCCGGTACGAGGACCTGGTACAAAGCCCGGAAGACGAGCTCCGGCGAATCGCCGAAGCCATCGACCTCGAATATCGTCCCGACATGGTCCCCCAGGACCATCACCGTCTCCCCTTCGGCTCATCAGAGTCGCACAAGTGGTTTCCGGTGCGGACGGGAGTAAACGAGAAGCACCTCAGCCACCTCAGGCCTGGTGCGGCATCGGTGATTCAAGAGAATGTTGAAGACGTAGCTCATTCATTCGGGTATCGGGCTCCTGACTGA
- a CDS encoding glycosyltransferase family protein → MARICLITPGHPSKNPRLVKEADALAEAGDDVHVIAGDYHPWGHDADRQYQDRPWELERVSYGAVASSGRQIYLGGRKRIAETLAGWLPQGTRAVNLRAQHWAIPELVDRAQSVPAELFIAHYLPAVPAALHAAEKHGAKAAFDAEDFHRGQFHDDERGSPEAERTRWFEETYLPQCESLTAASPGIARAYADELDIEEPTTILNVFPRSERSGHTPPQELREEHPGDGISLYWYSQTIGPDRGLEMVVRAMGQIQDRVDDAPCLTLSLRGSWTDGYKTNLHALARSVGIENKQIRHLTRTPPDQLIERAAQHDIGLALEQAKSRNRDLCVTNKIFAYLLAGLPVVATNTQGQQFVHRHAPNAVRLCAIDDVGDMAQQLCRWVRDAESRKRASEAAYQAAEDRYNWDVEKETLLSTVRTLLA, encoded by the coding sequence ATGGCAAGAATCTGTCTCATTACACCGGGTCACCCCTCTAAAAATCCGCGCCTCGTGAAGGAGGCGGATGCGCTGGCAGAGGCGGGGGACGACGTGCACGTGATTGCGGGGGACTATCATCCCTGGGGCCACGACGCCGATCGGCAGTATCAGGATCGGCCCTGGGAGCTGGAGCGCGTCTCGTACGGAGCAGTGGCGTCGTCGGGGCGGCAGATCTACCTGGGAGGACGAAAGCGGATTGCCGAGACGCTGGCGGGATGGCTGCCGCAAGGGACGCGTGCAGTGAATCTGCGGGCGCAGCATTGGGCCATCCCTGAGCTGGTCGATCGGGCTCAGTCCGTTCCCGCGGAGCTGTTTATCGCACACTACCTGCCGGCCGTGCCTGCCGCCCTCCATGCGGCCGAGAAGCACGGAGCCAAGGCGGCATTCGACGCGGAGGACTTCCACCGCGGACAGTTCCATGACGACGAGCGCGGAAGTCCCGAGGCTGAGCGCACGCGCTGGTTCGAAGAGACCTATCTTCCTCAGTGTGAGTCCCTCACGGCAGCGTCGCCGGGGATCGCGCGTGCTTACGCCGACGAACTTGATATCGAAGAGCCGACGACGATTCTGAACGTGTTTCCCCGGAGTGAGCGCTCTGGGCACACCCCACCGCAAGAATTACGGGAAGAGCACCCAGGGGATGGAATTTCGCTCTACTGGTACAGTCAAACCATCGGGCCCGATCGGGGGTTGGAAATGGTGGTGCGGGCGATGGGGCAGATCCAAGACCGGGTCGACGATGCGCCGTGTCTCACGCTGAGTCTCCGGGGAAGCTGGACTGACGGATACAAGACGAACCTTCATGCGCTGGCGCGATCAGTTGGCATCGAGAACAAGCAAATTCGACATCTGACGCGCACGCCTCCGGATCAACTCATCGAACGAGCGGCGCAGCACGATATCGGACTTGCGCTAGAGCAGGCTAAGTCGAGAAATCGTGACCTCTGCGTCACCAACAAGATCTTCGCGTACCTGCTGGCGGGGCTTCCGGTGGTGGCCACCAATACGCAGGGACAGCAGTTCGTTCATCGACACGCCCCGAACGCCGTGCGGCTCTGTGCCATTGACGATGTAGGGGACATGGCCCAGCAGCTTTGCCGATGGGTACGGGACGCGGAGAGTCGGAAGAGGGCATCGGAAGCCGCGTATCAGGCAGCCGAGGACCGGTACAACTGGGACGTGGAAAAAGAGACGCTTTTGTCCACCGTTCGGACTCTACTGGCATGA